The following are encoded in a window of Bacillus sp. SORGH_AS_0510 genomic DNA:
- the ndoA gene encoding type II toxin-antitoxin system endoribonuclease NdoA codes for MIVKRGDVYFADLSPVVGSEQGGVRPVLVIQNDIGNRFSPTVIVAAITAQIQKAKLPTHVEIDAKRYGFERDSVILLEQIRTIDKQRLTDKITHLDDEMMEKVDEALQVSLGLIEF; via the coding sequence TTGATTGTCAAGCGTGGTGACGTTTATTTCGCGGACCTATCCCCAGTTGTTGGTTCTGAACAAGGCGGCGTCCGACCAGTACTTGTCATCCAAAACGACATCGGGAATCGGTTTAGTCCCACAGTGATTGTTGCAGCGATTACAGCTCAAATTCAAAAAGCTAAGCTTCCTACTCATGTAGAAATTGATGCGAAGCGCTACGGATTTGAACGAGATTCGGTCATTCTGTTAGAGCAGATTCGTACAATTGATAAGCAGCGGTTAACCGATAAAATTACCCATCTCGATGACGAAATGATGGAGAAAGTGGATGAAGCCTTGCAGGTAAGCTTAGGTCTCATCGAATTTTAG
- a CDS encoding CopG family ribbon-helix-helix protein — protein MSESGATTEILVKLPQHLLTELDGFVKQENVNRSEFIYQATKMYLRERKKRQIRESMRRGYMEMAKINLRIASEAFQAEYEAEHTVERLVSGG, from the coding sequence GTGTCTGAATCCGGCGCAACTACGGAAATCTTGGTGAAATTACCGCAACATCTTTTAACGGAATTAGATGGTTTCGTTAAGCAAGAAAATGTGAACCGAAGCGAGTTTATCTACCAGGCAACAAAAATGTATCTACGCGAACGTAAAAAGAGACAAATTCGCGAGTCAATGAGACGTGGATACATGGAAATGGCTAAAATTAATCTAAGAATTGCATCAGAAGCATTTCAAGCAGAATATGAGGCAGAACACACAGTTGAACGTCTTGTAAGCGGAGGATAA
- the alr gene encoding alanine racemase, translating into MEEQGYFYRDTWAEVDLDYIAENVKSVRSHLPQDVTIIAVVKANAYGHGDVQVAQTALEAGASYLAVAFMDEAIALRNKGIKAPILVLGASRPEDVEVAAKFAITLTVFQKEWVQEARKHLEGNQSISVHIKLDTGMGRIGIRNAEELISIHQLIAEDERFQFEGVYTHFATADELDQTYFQQQLEIFEKMIAALPNRPKYIHSSNSAAALRFPKAYFNAVRIGIAMYGLTPSLEMEQEIPFTLKEAFSLNSRLVHVKKLEKGDKVSYGATYESEEEEWIGTIPIGYADGWIRRLQGQEVLVAGERSPIVGRICMDQCMIRLPRYLPIGTTVTLIGTQENQFISVNEVAKKLETINYEVPCIIANRVPRLYKKNGKVVDLKNDLLNNYQA; encoded by the coding sequence ATGGAAGAGCAAGGATATTTCTATCGAGATACATGGGCTGAAGTGGACTTGGATTACATCGCAGAAAATGTTAAATCTGTTAGAAGTCATTTGCCACAAGATGTGACGATCATCGCGGTGGTTAAAGCGAATGCCTATGGTCATGGTGATGTACAGGTAGCACAAACTGCGCTAGAGGCTGGTGCGTCCTATTTAGCTGTAGCCTTTATGGATGAAGCTATTGCCTTAAGGAATAAAGGGATCAAGGCTCCTATTCTTGTTTTAGGAGCATCACGGCCAGAAGATGTAGAAGTAGCAGCAAAATTTGCGATTACCCTAACTGTCTTTCAAAAAGAATGGGTACAAGAAGCACGGAAACATCTGGAAGGCAATCAATCCATTTCGGTCCATATTAAATTGGATACAGGAATGGGGAGAATTGGTATCCGAAATGCAGAGGAACTGATTTCCATTCATCAACTGATTGCAGAGGACGAACGCTTCCAGTTCGAAGGCGTGTACACTCATTTTGCGACGGCAGATGAACTGGACCAAACCTATTTTCAACAGCAGCTGGAGATATTTGAAAAAATGATCGCGGCATTGCCAAATCGCCCAAAATACATCCACTCAAGTAACAGTGCTGCAGCTTTGCGTTTTCCGAAAGCATACTTTAATGCCGTTCGAATTGGAATTGCCATGTATGGCCTGACCCCATCACTCGAAATGGAACAGGAAATTCCTTTTACATTAAAAGAAGCCTTTTCTCTAAATTCAAGGCTTGTACATGTGAAGAAGCTCGAGAAAGGTGACAAAGTGAGTTACGGAGCCACCTACGAAAGCGAAGAGGAAGAGTGGATTGGTACGATTCCTATTGGTTACGCGGATGGGTGGATTCGTAGGCTTCAAGGGCAGGAAGTGCTGGTAGCTGGAGAACGTTCGCCAATTGTCGGCAGAATTTGTATGGATCAATGCATGATCCGCCTCCCGCGGTATCTACCGATTGGAACAACGGTTACTCTAATTGGGACACAGGAAAATCAATTCATTTCAGTGAATGAGGTCGCTAAAAAACTAGAGACCATCAATTATGAGGTGCCGTGTATCATCGCCAATCGTGTTCCTCGTCTATATAAAAAGAACGGCAAAGTTGTCGATTTAAAAAACGATTTGTTGAACAATTATCAGGCCTAA